A region of Oxyura jamaicensis isolate SHBP4307 breed ruddy duck chromosome 9, BPBGC_Ojam_1.0, whole genome shotgun sequence DNA encodes the following proteins:
- the IL12A gene encoding interleukin-12 subunit alpha, producing the protein MEERGTARGTGTGTSISRSAGIGTGTGRGSGHWALLAALCLALPLPAPALPSPPAPSLVPELSRSRALLDAARASLLSLKEHGTLGFDCTLEEVDLKDITKDQINTLKACTSEDPRTGNCPVLESSTFDKRKCLQGIYEDLKAYRAELSDQKVLTSIDEMMKALQPGSLGTLQPPPPSAALTSFKDRMRLCGVLHAFRIRAVTIDRMMNYLSAL; encoded by the exons ATGGAGGAGCGAGGCACCGCCAGGGGCACCGGCACCGGTACCAGCATCTCCAGGAGCGCCGGGATCGGGACCGGCACCGGCAGGGGCTCGGGGCACTGGGCGCTGCTGGCCGCGCTCTGCCTGGCGctgcccctgcccgccccggcGCTGCCGTCGCCGCCCGCCCCCAGCCTGGTCCCGGAGCTCAGCCGCTCCCGGGCGCTGCTGGACGCGGCCAGAGCCTCGCTGCTCAGCCTCAAG GAACATGGGACACTGGGATTTGACTGTACCCTGGAGGAGGTTGACCTCAAAGACATCACTAAGGATCAAATCAACACGCTAAAAGCTTGCACATCCGAGGATCCAAGG ACTGGAAACTGTCCAGTGCTGGAAAGTTCTACTTTTGATAAG CGTAAATGCCTGCAGGGGATCTATGAAGATCTGAAAGCCTACAGGGCAGAGCTCAGTGATCAGAAGGTGCTGACGTCCATTGACGAGATGATGAAA GCCCTGCAGCCGGGCAGCCTGGGCACGCTGCAGCCTCCACCACCCAGCGCGGCGCTGACCTCCTTCAAGGACCGCATGAGGCTCTGCGGCGTCCTGCACGCCTTCCGCATCCGCGCCGTCACCATTGACAGGATGATGAACTACCTGAGCGCCCTGTGA
- the LOC118171350 gene encoding schwannomin-interacting protein 1 isoform X6, whose protein sequence is MSGAGDGMADIIGQASARDVEGNYKKAQKNERESIRQKLALGSFFDDGPGLYTSCSKSGKPSLSSRLQSGMNLQICFVNDSGSDKDSDADDSKTETSLDTPLSPMSKQSSSYSDRDTTEEESESLDDMDFLTRQKKLQAEAKMALAMAKPMAKMQVEVEKQNRKKSPVADLLPHMPHISECLMKRSLKPTDLRDMTIGQLQVIVNDLHSQIESLNEELVQLLLIRDELHTEQDAMLVDIEDLTRHAESQQKHMAEKMPAK, encoded by the exons ATGAGCGGGGCCGGTGATGGAATGGCTGACATCATCGGGCAGGCATCCGCACGGGACGTGGAGGGGAATTATAAAAAG GCGCAGAAGAATGAGCGCGAGTCCATCAGGCAGAAGTTGGCGCTCGGCAGCTTCTTCGACGATGGCCCGGGACTGTACACCAGCTGCAGCAAGAGCGGCAagcccagcctctcctcccg GCTGCAAAGCGGGATGAACCTGCAGATCTGCTTCGTGAACGACAGCGGCAGCGACAAGGACAGCGACGCCGATGACAGCAAGACAGAGACCAGCCTGGACACGCCTTTGTCACCCATG AGCAAGCAGAGCTCTTCCTACTCCGACAGAGACACAACTGAGGAGGAGTCCGAGTCCCTCGATGACATGGATTTTCTCACCAGGCAAAAGAAACTCCAAGCCGAAGCCAAAATGGCCTTGGCTATGGCAAAGCCCATGGCCAAAATGCAGGTGGAGGTGGAAAAGCAGAATAGGAAGAAATCTCCAGTAGCTGATCTT CTGCCACATATGCCTCATATAAGTGAATGCCTGATGAAGAGAAGCTTAAAACCCACTGATTTGAGAGACATGACTATCGGGCAGCTACAAGTGATAGTCAATGATCTCCACTCACAGATAGAAA GCTTGAACGAGGAGCTGGTGCAGCTGCTTCTCATCCGGGACGAGCTGCACACGGAGCAGGATGCGATGCTGGTGGACATCGAGGACCTGACCAG aCATGCCGAGAGCCAGCAGAAGCACATGGCAGAGAAGATGCCGGCAAAGTAA
- the LOC118171602 gene encoding uncharacterized protein LOC118171602, producing the protein MDYSSSHVRWLVSSLSPVGPLIRSEEPLLYHGAVVLYKAVDSDPSLLFRVYVATNNESFIKDIAKAVKHSKKKFIKIDKPPVCQKLLQKGKRYRLLCEPEAEVTPEEIEFVDGSLLKLKSYIEVYLEKHEDFTLSLIELESEAVVWKAKLRESDWIHYDQNKNELKRNAVSVKRRKSTNSFSEEETHCGKKQRSNSTTDGIKAMNLLTDQQLMAIAKLFGAEWKEVAIECLQMEMKDIQQIQAKEQEVNMQKFLLLSKWREREQSNGTAQSLYNRLGDKVSYDIVQLLEGFLAQ; encoded by the exons ATGGACTACTCGTCCTCGCACGTGCGGTGGCTGGTCAGCTCGCTGTCGCCCGTCGGGCCGCTCATCCGCAGCGAGGAGCCCCTGCTCTACCACGGCGCCGTCGTCCTGTACAAGGCCGTCGACAGCGACCCCTCCTTATTGTTCCGGGTCTACGTGGCCACGAACAACGAATCCTTTATCAAG gatATAGCAAAAGCAGTAAAACATTCCAAAAAGAAGTTCATTAAAATCGACAAGCCCCCTGTGTGCCAAAAATTACTGCAGAAGGGAAAACGATACAGATTACTCTGCGAACCAGAAGCTGAAGTAACTCCGGAG GAAATTGAGTTTGTTGATGGATCTCTTTTGAAACTAAAAAGTTACATTGAAGTCTATTTGGAGAAACATGAAGACTTCACCTTGTCTTTGATTGAACTGGAGTCTGAAGCAGTTGTATGGAAAGCAAAGCTAAGAGAAA gTGACTGGATACATTATGATCAGAACAAAAATGAGCTAAAACGAAATGCAGTCA GTGTCAAAAGACGGAAATCAACcaacagcttttctgaagaagaGACACACTGTGGCAAAAAGCAAAGGTCTAACAGTACTACAG ATGGAATTAAAGCAATGAATTTACTAACCGATCAACAGCTGATGGCGATCGCAAAGTTGTTTGGTGCAGAGTGGAAGGAAGTCGCCATTGAATGCCTTCAGATGGAAATGAAAGACATTCAGCAGATTCAGGCGAAGGAACAGGAGGTCAATATGCAAAAATTTCTGCTGTTAAGCAAGTGGAGAGAAAGGGAGCAGAGCAACGGAACCGCACAAAGTCTGTACAACAGACTCGGCGACAAAGTATCATATGATATAGTACAACTACTAGAAG GCTTTTTGGCTCAGTGA